The DNA sequence cctcattaAGGCGatgtgcatatttcatgaatacaTTTTACCGTCAGATTACCGAAGAGTGGATCattgtcttacagacagctctggTTAGCCGAGTAATTTCACCTAAGAATTCATTGCTTTGTTTTCAACATTCATTTAGGTTATTTTGATGTGGATTTCTGTTATAAGGATGTACTGATCATGCTTTACTTTTAACTTAGTTCCAGATGATCTTAGTGCAAGAGTTCAGTCTTTCTCTATGGTTtaatatttatcatgaaaattacAGTCAGCGTCATATAAAGAGGCCACCCAAGAGGCTGCcaaaagtggtctcttaacagAATGGTTTCTTGATAGATTtggtaaattttgaataataAGAAATATGTTGACATACCATTCgcatcaagtttgaaactgtgatCAATTTTGTTCAAGATCTGGTTTAAGATGCCATTCTagtatgaaatataaaactgcTGTACTTGTTACTTTTCGGGGTGTTTTTTAACAGGAGGGaaaccatgttttaacagagAGACTCTTGCACTTATGTTCTGttataaaacctttttatatatgcgtgtTCCATGGctaagcgtaaacgtattacaaCCCCAAAACAGATCATTCATAAGGAAATGATGTCAACTCGGACATCGGAgtgacaatatattcatttatcagGTTTTACCTGTTTTGTGGtagaatagcgttagcacatGTTCATTTCTTGTCATAACAAAATCCCTCGATATGTTGGTATCCTCCCCTGAAAGGGCTCGGGTTACAACCAAACCCTCCGGATTCTGCAGATAAtataacacaaaaagaaaatGCGTTATCCCTTCAGTAAGGCTCCCACATTTAAAAGAGTCTGTGTCTTGTTTAATTGGTAAAATTTACCTTTTCCCTTtcttgttactacaaataacttaaaCTGTAACTTTTTgcattttgcaatcatttttcatttggcataaatgtttgtctcagtgagacagggtgtcatgtgcaactcttagtccttttgacagctggcgggctcgacatgttgcccatgggcatctggTTAAATGTGTGCTTAAACTGTCCAGACTCTGGTTTATATTTCAGGATGCAGGAGTGCCTGGCATGGACAAGTTGATATGCTTCTTGAAAATAATGATATAGGCATACAGGTATTTCCAGAAGAAGACGAGGATTTAAGTTCAGCTGAGAGGACTTCTGCTGAAGAGAAAGTTAAATGTTTCGATAGCATAGACGCCAGAGACCAGGCATTAGCACAgacaataacattttcttttctgcAAAAACAGAGGTGTCCAGCAAGGCAACATTTCTTAACCCCATTCATTGCAGCATCAAATAAacgctttaaaatatttttctatgatgctgaaaatgacattttactgGAGTCAAGAGATTTTTCATTTACTTGCAAGATACCTAAAGATGTTATAGACTTTGAAGCAGTGATCGCAGTGTGGTTTGCGTTACACTACAAATTCCTTTGTTCTGGTCCAACAGAGATGATTCTCAAAGCACCATTAgcaaaattttttgaatttgcAAAAGAACGCATTGCAGTTTACGAGTCGAAATTAAGGTTTAGAAATGTTTATGGTGAGAAGAACAAAAAAGATGTTACAGATTACGATAAGCTAGAAACATGTACACGGCTGCAGTTTATTTGGCTGGATACAATCAGTGCTCCAATTGACATATAACGACTTTTATTTCGTATACTACTGAGGCTGAAATGCGTTTGTCTCAAAGTTTAATAAACAACAGGTCTACACAGAAGAAGAGTGTATGTACTGTGAACAAGAATAATGTTTTGTAATTTTATCCCATACGGCAGTACAGGAAGAGATACAGAAACAAGCCTGTCTGTGACACATTTTTGCCGAGACAATAACATTAAAGGAATgtgaaatgttcctttggtgacgcTCTTCTAAATACCTTCAAACcattctttttcataaaaaaatggatGATGGAGATTTGGGCTAGTTTTcgctatatggaaaactttgaaaatctccacccaaactgctggtcagattttaaaaataatctcaCAGCATTGTTCTTTATTCCAAAATTCAGATCCAGATGTGAATGTCAGGTGACCCAcctagggtcatcatggccctcttgttaaaaaattTACATCTTCCTCTGACCTCAGGAAATTTCAAGAAATCCTGGTAGTGATAGATGTTAATGTGCAAGTGCAGAAAATTAAAGAATTGTAAGTTTTTGTTCCAGTATTTTTTgctgtttatatacaaaataaagctATCCAAATAATTGTTATAGTTATAAAAATCTTAGACATGAtcaatagtacatgtattttagaaaatgtgaCATCCCAGCAGTATCAGCTGTGAAATTATTCATAATGCAATTATGTCACGTTTTGTAAGATTGGATATGACATTTACTATATAGATGAATTATCATTCCAGTAAACCTGGtattaaattaatttcatttttagctcagcagagcacaaagtgctcaaggtgagcttttgtgactggtcattgttggtcgtcgtccatcgtccatcaatatttgccttgtgaacgctctagaggccacagtcgTGACccaaatcttggtcagaatgttaaatttgatatctaagtcagattagaaactgggtcatgtggggtcaaaaactaggtcagtatgccagatcaaaggaaaagcttgtgaacactcttgaggccacagttgtgactcaatatttataaacttggtcagaatgtttttcttgatgatttctatgtcaagtttgaaactgggccatggtggtttaaaaactaggtcactaggccagatcaaaggaaaattttgtcaACACTTTCGAGaacacaatttaagtttgaaactcatcagagttagtcagaatgtttgtcttgataatctataggtcaaatctaaggaaaagcttgtgaacactctagaggccacagttgtgactcaatcattatgaaactcggtcagaatgtttgtcttgttgatcTCTTAAGTCAAGTGCgagtctgggtcatgttggatcaaaaactaggtcagtaggccagatcaaaggaaaaaactctagaggccatagttcccaatatttatgaaacctagtcagaatgtaaactttgtcttgatgatttctaggttatggtggatcaaaaactaggtcagtaggccagatcaaagaaaaagcttgtgaacattctagagtcAATAGGTGttactcagtctttatgaaacttaatcagaatgtttatcttgatgatttctaggtcaagtttgaaactgggttgtgtaaggtcaaaaactaggtcacctggtcagatcaaaggaaagcaggcttgacatgttgcccatgggcatttAGTCCTTAAATAACCcttatttttggcaaaaatagcccTTATTTTCTACAAATATAGCCCTCATTTTTTgccaaatagtgcttgaaagcctgagaaaagcttgtgaaaatctcaagaggccacatttgtgacccaatctttatgaatcttggtcagaatgtttgccttaatgatctctagatatacatgtatatgtatttcgaaactgggtcatgtgaggtaaaaaattaggtcagtaggccaggtcaagtctggtgagcgatatatggtcatcatgacccagttgtttatacattttgtatgtatcattgtgctccacatgagtggtgggggcatatagatttgctcttgtccgtccgacCGTCCAAAATtcgtgatgcacctagctcaaaaagtattcgatataaattgttgaaaccttgcatgagtctttatcatgatatgaacttgcgcacctcctatttttcatttgactcTGCCccttatttttagagttatggcccctgaaacagtcaaaatgctcattttcaccttgtgacacgcctagctcaaaaagtatttgatataaattgatgaaatcttgcatgagtcttaatcatgatatgaacttgcgcaccttctatttttcgtctggctccgtcccTTATTTTTAGAggtatggtccctgaaatagtcaaaagtgcacattttcaccttgtgacacacctagctcagaatgtatttgatataaattgatgaaaccttgcatgagtctttgtcatgatatgaacttgtgctaactactatttttcatctggctccgtccccccccccccccccacccctatttttagagttacggcccctgaaatagtcaaaaatgcacattttcaccttgtgacacgcctagctcaaaaagtatttgatatagattcatgaaaccttgcatgagtcttaatcatgatatgaacttgcgcacctactaatTTTAATATGGGTCTGCGCCCTATTtctacagttatggcccctgaaatagtcaaaaatgcacattttcaccttgtgacaccccaaGCTCTATCGATCGTTAATTAGCCAAAACTAGATCTTAGTACTTACATGTTATCACAACTCTATCACTAGGATTTAAGTTCCATTCTGCTGAGAACAGTATTTGTTTATACACTACTGACATTCCAAGGtgcaatgtttttttaaaaacgcaGTTTTCGTAAAAACGTGTTAAATTTAACTTCCTTAAATACTTCCTTGTTGCTCAAATATACTGTCGATCTATACAAAATTGGTAGCCAGCGTGTTTACCCAGTTTATCATACAAGTAAACGCTGTAATGATCTATCCATCTATAGAAACTGgtccatttgattttttttatatacgtTGAAGACTAACAGATGCAGTCAAAACAGGTTTAGTTTAAAGGGCCTTTATTTCTGTGAATTTTTGAAATAATCGAGTTACTTACATTATCCGGTATCATCAAAGTGATAAGTAAAAGAAAAGGTGAACAAtatcaaacacatttttcaataataaaacaCTAACAAGAGCAGCTATCGACTACTTAAGGCTGTTCCAACTCATCACTTTCTTACATGCAAAGGTTTTAAATACCAATTTTTCTCAAAGTTAAAAAATGGGCAGAGATCCTATTATTGTTGGACTGCATAACAGCAACGCTTGAGAAAAGGCCCTTTAAAAAGTTTTCCATCCTAAAACTATAGTGGCCCAAAAGTGGCCATACGCCCTCTTTTAAAACAACTTGGGAGAGGTCTTTATACTGATTCtaaaaaccaagtttgatgaagatctatcaagtgattcatgtgaagaagtcattTAACCACATTTTAAGCTCTactagcagcccttaaaaggggtAAAGTGCCCCTATTGGAACAATCTTTGGTGAGGACATTACAaatatgctacagaccaaattcgATGAAGAACCGCCAAAGAAGTTGTTTGgattaagattttttctttttttagctctgaTGGCCTGTAACCCTCTGGCAGCCATAATTAGGCCTAACAAATTGTTTATTTCCAGTATCCCTACCTAATCttaatttttggcctgaccctaaatgttttatggccttggagaattttttctcacctttataacaaaaaaaactgcaaaactgCACTGTTTAtcttttaaacatggtcagtgatgtaagaaatcaacttactaatgctctaaagcatcatttgtattttttttttgacacaaaacttATTTCCGAAAGTCCCACCCCCTCCCACCCCAAAGaaaaattaccgacctacctaccctaatttgtttagcatgttaccggaaacaaacaattttttatccTTATGATAAAGTTGAATAACTGAACAAAATGTGGTATATGATCACCAAAGAAGCATTTCTGTGATATCatttaatgtaaatttcaaaataataaacttcttaccatattttatgtaaatcGGGCTCAGGCAAACCATTAACCAAGTCATTTTTAACCCAAGAGTCAAAGTTACAAAGTTTTCCTACATTTCAAAcaggcaaatattctgaccatgtaTCATGAAGATCAAGAATaaagtgtggcctctacagtgttaacaagattttctatGACTTAATCTAGTGATATAGttttttacttgaggcaccccaCTTTTCAACTTGACACAAATTtaatagagacaaatattctttAAAGGACTTATGACGATCAAGTAGAAAAAGTGTCCTccgaaatgaaataaaaaacgtTTTTCTATGAGATGTCCTTGTGACCTAGATTAAGACAGCAGATAACCCAATTTTAAACTTGCCCTCAattttacagagacaaaaatTCTAAAGATATTGACGaagaacacagggtgatcgcaatagCTCATCTTGAGAACTTTCTGCTAGAAAAACAAGATTCCAACAAAATTCAGATGATCACGCAAAGATGTCAtcaattacaaactttcaaactggCAATAGAactcagaaaaaaatgtaatcccTGCTAATGAACCACGTGATTTCTTCCTGCTCAAACTCGTACAAGCATGTCCGCAATAAACTTCTTTTTAGCACATGCATTTTTTAAAGTTCATTACATtaatagtaccattttttatcttctttttacAGCTATGAAATATGATAACtattaataaatgaaccataaatatcactATACGTTTAATCAAATAATAGGTAAGTTTGCGAATAAAATTACGGGAACAAATATCCGGTCAGACTTAGGACTCGAACACACAATTTGATAtcggcagctaaacgctttgtccgcacaacTACTTGCACATGCGACAGTACATCAATTAAGAACTAAATATATGGAATATtgctatttatgttcggacatcgaaaattaatttacggaaatatacggaacaTTCTTGAGTGCCAGGTCAAAACTTTTGGATAATATTATGCCCCAAAGATGACTattaatagattaaaatggaacaaaaggaattcaatatttttctaacatgttaaaatatttttaatgagcATGTGGTAAATGTCCTCTACTAAAAGTAAACACAATTCAACAATTTACAACCTAGAAAAATACAAAGGCAACATCCATTGTGGACAATA is a window from the Mercenaria mercenaria strain notata chromosome 7, MADL_Memer_1, whole genome shotgun sequence genome containing:
- the LOC128546036 gene encoding uncharacterized protein LOC128546036 isoform X1, producing MLLFIKWSQSSRTCVVILVCTAVGELVILVTLVSHWRIARNEPLAPKQQQLCFPGDKFGSKEETERCPDGLKEAHKEKENVTVCCGDFSIVLDKLVSKVAPIRYKSDTNPGCRSAWHGQVDMLLENNDIGIQVFPEEDEDLSSAERTSAEEKVKCFDSIDARDQALAQTITFSFLQKQRCPARQHFLTPFIAASNKRFKIFFYDAENDILLESRDFSFTCKIPKDVIDFEAVIAVWFALHYKFLCSGPTEMILKAPLAKFFEFAKERIAVYESKLRFRNVYGEKNKKDVTDYDKLETCTRLQFIWLDTISAPIDI
- the LOC128546036 gene encoding uncharacterized protein LOC128546036 isoform X2: MSSRTCVVILVCTAVGELVILVTLVSHWRIARNEPLAPKQQQLCFPGDKFGSKEETERCPDGLKEAHKEKENVTVCCGDFSIVLDKLVSKVAPIRYKSDTNPGCRSAWHGQVDMLLENNDIGIQVFPEEDEDLSSAERTSAEEKVKCFDSIDARDQALAQTITFSFLQKQRCPARQHFLTPFIAASNKRFKIFFYDAENDILLESRDFSFTCKIPKDVIDFEAVIAVWFALHYKFLCSGPTEMILKAPLAKFFEFAKERIAVYESKLRFRNVYGEKNKKDVTDYDKLETCTRLQFIWLDTISAPIDI